In Triticum aestivum cultivar Chinese Spring chromosome 5B, IWGSC CS RefSeq v2.1, whole genome shotgun sequence, the following proteins share a genomic window:
- the LOC123113845 gene encoding uncharacterized protein isoform X2, with amino-acid sequence MDQEVKESKPSGEPNLFLQWGSRKRLRCVKSREDGSPSPARSDALRRTIPRVNRPLLGGDVAQFRSPRRPSTLHRRKSEAQASEARQSISLSPEKDRYYSTRGSPFPFEGNGFDFSGGVEEKGTAALPRFFISLSNKEKEEDFLAMKGCKLPQRPKKRPKLMQKCLLTVCPGAWLSDLSHERYEVREKKSSKKRARGLKALCMESDSE; translated from the exons CCGGCGAGCCAAACCTGTTCCTGCAATGGGGCAGCCGGAAGCGGCTTCGCTGTGTCAAATCCCGCGAAGACGGCTCGCCGTCGCCGGCCCGGTCGGATGCGCTCAGGCGCACCATACCCCGGGTGAATCGCCCCCTTCTGGGAGGCGACGTGGCGCAGTTTCGTTCACCACGCCGCCCCAGCACTCTTCACCGGAG GAAATCCGAGGCGCAGGCGAGTGAGGCCAGGCAGTCCATATCCCTCTCACCAGAGAAGGACCGGTACTACTCCACCAGGGGTTCCCCATTTCCCTTTGAGGGGAATGGGTTTGATTTCAGCGGTGGGGTGGAAGAGAAGGGCACCGCTGCTCTGCCGAGGTTCTTCATctccttgtcgaacaaggagaaaGAGGAGGACTTCTTGGCAATGAAGGGCTGCAAGCTCCCTCAGAGGCCGAAGAAGAGGCCCAAGCTGATGCAGAAGTGCTTGCTT ACGGTGTGCCCAGGAGCATGGCTGTCAGATTTGTCGCACGAGAGGTATGAAGTTAGAGAGAAGAAGAGCTCCAAGAAG AGGGCGAGGGGACTGAAGGCGCTGTGCATGGAGAGCGATTCGGAGTAG
- the LOC123113845 gene encoding uncharacterized protein isoform X1, producing the protein MDQEVKESKPSGEPNLFLQWGSRKRLRCVKSREDGSPSPARSDALRRTIPRVNRPLLGGDVAQFRSPRRPSTLHRRKSEAQASEARQSISLSPEKDRYYSTRGSPFPFEGNGFDFSGGVEEKGTAALPRFFISLSNKEKEEDFLAMKGCKLPQRPKKRPKLMQKCLLTVCPGAWLSDLSHERYEVREKKSSKKQRARGLKALCMESDSE; encoded by the exons CCGGCGAGCCAAACCTGTTCCTGCAATGGGGCAGCCGGAAGCGGCTTCGCTGTGTCAAATCCCGCGAAGACGGCTCGCCGTCGCCGGCCCGGTCGGATGCGCTCAGGCGCACCATACCCCGGGTGAATCGCCCCCTTCTGGGAGGCGACGTGGCGCAGTTTCGTTCACCACGCCGCCCCAGCACTCTTCACCGGAG GAAATCCGAGGCGCAGGCGAGTGAGGCCAGGCAGTCCATATCCCTCTCACCAGAGAAGGACCGGTACTACTCCACCAGGGGTTCCCCATTTCCCTTTGAGGGGAATGGGTTTGATTTCAGCGGTGGGGTGGAAGAGAAGGGCACCGCTGCTCTGCCGAGGTTCTTCATctccttgtcgaacaaggagaaaGAGGAGGACTTCTTGGCAATGAAGGGCTGCAAGCTCCCTCAGAGGCCGAAGAAGAGGCCCAAGCTGATGCAGAAGTGCTTGCTT ACGGTGTGCCCAGGAGCATGGCTGTCAGATTTGTCGCACGAGAGGTATGAAGTTAGAGAGAAGAAGAGCTCCAAGAAG CAGAGGGCGAGGGGACTGAAGGCGCTGTGCATGGAGAGCGATTCGGAGTAG